The Streptomyces luteogriseus genome includes a window with the following:
- a CDS encoding S28 family serine protease, whose translation MRKALRWLLALTVLIGTLGTAGAATAADAAGTTDIKERLLSIPGMSLVEEKPYTGYRFFVLNYTQPVDHHKPSKGTFQQRITVLHKDVSRPTVFFTSGYNVSTTPRRSEPTQIVDGNQVSLEYRFFTPSRPAPADWSKLDIWQAASDQHRVFKALKGIYSKNWISTGGSKGGMTATYYERFYPRDMDGVVAYVAPNDVVNKEDSAYDRFFARVGTEECRDRLNGVQREALVRREPLEKKYAAYAEENGLTFTTIGSLDKAYEATVLDYVWGYWQYSLLSDCDQIPADAKNATDEAIWDSVDTISGFSAYADQGLTTYTPYYYQAGTQLGAPTIHFPHVEKRYIRYGYQPPRNFVPRDIPMKFQPSAMRDVDTWVRHHARQMLFVYGQNDPWGAEPFRVGKGAKDSYVMTAPGMNHGANVAGLVPEQKALATARILDWAGVASSAVQDDPQAAKPLAKFDAKLDKRDVQREMTLRP comes from the coding sequence TGGGCACGGCGGGAGCGGCCACCGCCGCCGACGCCGCCGGCACCACCGACATCAAGGAGAGGCTGCTCTCCATACCGGGCATGAGCCTGGTCGAGGAGAAGCCGTACACCGGCTACCGCTTCTTCGTCCTGAACTACACGCAGCCGGTCGACCACCACAAGCCCTCCAAGGGCACGTTCCAGCAGCGCATCACCGTGCTGCACAAGGACGTCTCGCGCCCGACGGTGTTCTTCACCAGCGGCTACAACGTCTCCACGACGCCCCGCCGCAGCGAGCCCACGCAGATCGTGGACGGCAACCAGGTCTCCCTGGAGTACCGCTTCTTCACCCCGTCTCGGCCCGCCCCGGCCGACTGGTCCAAGCTGGACATCTGGCAGGCCGCCAGCGACCAGCACCGCGTCTTCAAGGCCCTGAAGGGCATCTACTCCAAGAACTGGATCTCCACCGGCGGTTCGAAGGGCGGCATGACCGCCACCTACTACGAGCGCTTCTACCCGCGGGACATGGACGGCGTCGTCGCCTACGTCGCCCCCAACGACGTGGTGAACAAGGAGGACTCGGCCTACGACCGCTTCTTCGCCCGCGTCGGCACCGAGGAGTGCCGCGACCGTCTGAACGGCGTGCAGCGCGAGGCGCTGGTGCGTCGCGAGCCGCTGGAGAAGAAGTACGCGGCCTACGCCGAGGAGAACGGTCTGACGTTCACCACCATCGGCAGCCTGGACAAGGCCTATGAGGCGACCGTCCTCGACTACGTGTGGGGCTACTGGCAGTACAGCCTGCTGTCCGACTGCGACCAGATCCCGGCCGACGCCAAGAACGCCACCGACGAGGCCATCTGGGACTCCGTCGACACGATCTCCGGCTTCTCCGCCTACGCCGACCAGGGCCTGACGACCTACACGCCGTACTACTACCAGGCCGGCACCCAGCTCGGCGCGCCGACCATCCACTTCCCGCACGTCGAGAAGCGGTACATCCGCTACGGCTACCAGCCGCCGCGCAACTTCGTCCCCCGGGACATCCCCATGAAGTTCCAGCCGTCGGCGATGCGCGACGTGGACACCTGGGTCCGGCACCACGCCCGCCAGATGCTGTTCGTCTACGGCCAGAACGACCCGTGGGGCGCGGAACCCTTCCGCGTCGGCAAGGGCGCGAAGGACTCCTACGTCATGACCGCCCCCGGCATGAACCACGGCGCCAACGTCGCGGGCCTCGTGCCCGAACAGAAGGCCCTGGCCACCGCCCGCATCCTCGACTGGGCCGGTGTCGCCTCCAGCGCGGTGCAGGACGACCCGCAGGCGGCCAAGCCGCTGGCGAAGTTCGACGCCAAGCTCGACAAGCGGGACGTGCAGCGTGAGATGACGCTGCGTCCGTAA
- a CDS encoding DUF4760 domain-containing protein produces MDSSVVFNTVTTAIAVVAVVTSIVFSARQARTAKHANHISVLVDLLREFRSAEFHEQHDYVCARLGAEHDPADGVRGLPAEAKAAFCSVVYYYQSFANLAVFGLLDQTLLVTVLRTRIVSVWKAVGPFVERERELRDEGSEGTYLSAFEELARLAADLPPEHIRNQMAEARRRLSRRGLMG; encoded by the coding sequence ATGGACAGTTCTGTCGTCTTCAACACCGTGACCACGGCCATCGCGGTCGTCGCAGTGGTGACCTCCATCGTGTTCAGTGCACGGCAGGCCCGTACCGCGAAGCACGCCAACCACATATCGGTGCTGGTCGATCTGCTCAGGGAGTTCCGGTCCGCGGAGTTCCACGAACAGCACGACTACGTGTGTGCCCGTCTGGGCGCCGAGCACGACCCGGCCGACGGGGTACGCGGGTTACCGGCCGAGGCCAAGGCGGCCTTCTGCAGCGTCGTGTACTACTACCAGTCGTTCGCCAACCTCGCCGTCTTCGGTCTGCTCGACCAGACCCTGCTGGTCACGGTCCTGCGCACCCGGATCGTCTCGGTCTGGAAGGCCGTCGGGCCCTTCGTCGAGCGGGAGAGGGAGCTGCGGGACGAGGGCAGCGAGGGAACCTATCTGTCGGCCTTCGAGGAACTGGCCCGGCTGGCGGCGGACCTGCCCCCGGAGCACATCCGCAACCAGATGGCCGAGGCCAGGAGACGACTGTCACGCAGAGGGCTGATGGGCTGA
- a CDS encoding glycoside hydrolase family 3 protein, translating to MHDTGTGSTGNTAQPSRRTVLAATAGVTAALAAAGPAHAAAPDDSRLRALVSRMTLEEKVGQLFVMRVYGHSATAPDQADIDANLKEIGVRTAAELLAKYRVGGIIYFAWAHNTREPHQIADLSDGIQKASLELPRGLPVLISTDQEHGIVARVGKPATLFPGAMAVGAGGSRSDARVLGRIAGAELRAMGIRQDYSPVADVNVNPANPVIGVRSFGADPRAVSALVAAEVAGYQGSGVAATAKHFPGHGDTNVDSHTGFPTITHSRELWEKLDAPPFRAAIAAGIDSIMTAHLMVPALDDSGDPATLSRPILTGILRERLGYDGVVVTDSLGMEGVRSKYGDARVPVLALKAGVDQLLNPPDLDLAWNAVLTAVREGELTEARLDESILRVLRLKSKLGLFRSPYVGQGGVDRTVGTRAHLAAADRIAERTTTLLANEGRLLPLSRRRYPKVLVVGADPASPSGTTGPPTGVLAGALSELGFTATALSTGTAPSAATIAKAVAAARDADAVVVATYNVTAGSSQKALVEQLVATGRPVVAVAIRNPYDVAQLPSAPACLAAYSWTDVELRSAARVIAGRVKPRGKLPVPVQRADDPEQVLYPVGYGLSY from the coding sequence GTGCACGACACCGGCACGGGAAGCACGGGAAACACCGCCCAGCCCTCCAGACGCACCGTCCTCGCCGCCACGGCCGGCGTCACCGCCGCCCTCGCGGCCGCCGGGCCCGCGCACGCCGCCGCCCCGGACGACAGCCGGCTGCGTGCCCTCGTCTCCCGCATGACGCTGGAGGAGAAGGTCGGCCAGCTCTTCGTCATGCGGGTCTACGGCCACTCCGCCACCGCTCCCGACCAGGCCGACATCGACGCCAACCTCAAGGAGATCGGGGTCCGCACGGCCGCCGAGCTGCTGGCGAAGTACCGGGTCGGCGGGATCATCTACTTCGCCTGGGCGCACAACACCCGCGAGCCGCACCAGATCGCCGACCTCTCCGACGGCATCCAGAAGGCGTCCCTGGAGCTGCCGCGCGGGCTGCCCGTGCTCATCTCCACCGACCAGGAGCACGGGATCGTCGCCCGGGTGGGCAAGCCCGCCACGCTGTTCCCGGGGGCCATGGCCGTCGGGGCGGGCGGGTCGCGGTCCGACGCCCGGGTCCTCGGCCGGATCGCGGGCGCCGAGCTGCGGGCGATGGGGATCCGGCAGGACTACTCCCCCGTGGCCGACGTGAACGTCAACCCGGCCAACCCGGTCATCGGCGTACGGTCCTTCGGTGCCGACCCGCGGGCGGTGTCCGCGCTGGTGGCCGCCGAGGTCGCCGGGTACCAGGGGTCCGGGGTCGCCGCGACGGCCAAGCACTTCCCCGGGCACGGGGACACCAACGTCGACAGCCACACCGGGTTCCCCACCATCACGCACAGCCGGGAGCTGTGGGAGAAGCTGGACGCACCGCCGTTCCGGGCGGCGATCGCCGCGGGCATCGACTCGATCATGACCGCGCACCTGATGGTCCCGGCCCTGGACGACTCCGGCGACCCGGCCACCCTCTCCCGCCCGATCCTCACCGGCATCCTGCGCGAACGCCTCGGCTACGACGGGGTCGTGGTCACCGACTCGCTCGGCATGGAGGGCGTGCGCAGCAAGTACGGCGACGCCCGGGTACCGGTCCTCGCCCTGAAGGCGGGCGTGGACCAGCTGCTCAACCCGCCCGACCTCGACCTCGCCTGGAACGCCGTCCTGACGGCCGTGCGCGAGGGCGAGCTCACCGAGGCCCGGCTCGACGAATCGATCCTGCGGGTGCTGCGGCTGAAGTCCAAGCTGGGGCTGTTCCGTTCGCCCTACGTCGGTCAGGGCGGGGTCGACCGGACCGTCGGGACCCGGGCGCATCTGGCGGCGGCCGACCGGATCGCCGAGCGGACGACCACACTGCTCGCCAACGAGGGGCGGCTGCTGCCGCTGTCGCGCCGCCGGTACCCCAAGGTGCTGGTCGTCGGCGCGGACCCGGCCTCGCCGTCCGGCACGACGGGACCGCCCACGGGCGTACTCGCGGGCGCGCTGAGCGAACTGGGCTTCACCGCCACGGCCCTGTCGACCGGCACGGCCCCCTCGGCGGCCACCATCGCCAAGGCGGTCGCGGCGGCGCGGGACGCGGACGCGGTGGTGGTCGCCACGTACAACGTCACCGCGGGCAGCAGCCAGAAGGCGCTGGTCGAGCAGCTCGTGGCGACCGGGAGGCCGGTCGTGGCGGTGGCGATCCGCAACCCGTACGACGTGGCCCAGCTGCCGTCCGCACCGGCCTGTCTGGCCGCGTACTCCTGGACCGACGTCGAACTGCGGTCCGCCGCACGGGTGATCGCCGGGCGGGTGAAGCCGCGCGGGAAGCTGCCGGTGCCGGTGCAGCGGGCGGATGATCCGGAGCAGGTGCTGTACCCCGTCGGCTACGGGCTGTCGTACTAG
- a CDS encoding sugar phosphate isomerase/epimerase family protein — translation MTVKQLSLPELADGCARLGIRNVGLWREPVQAHGLEATAKLVRDAGLTVTTLCRGGFFTAVDPRERAAALADNRRAIDEAAALGTDTLVLVSGGLPAGSKDLYGARERIADALSELGPYAERHGVRLAIEPLHPMYAADRCVVSTLAQALDLAERFPAHQVGVTVDTYHIWWDDTAPAQIARAGAGGRIHTFQLADWTTPLPEGVLTGRGQIGDGSIDMREWQDHVEAAGYTGAIEVELFNDVLWARDGQEVLAETARRFTEHTR, via the coding sequence ATGACGGTGAAGCAGCTGTCGCTGCCGGAACTGGCCGACGGTTGCGCCCGGTTGGGCATCCGCAACGTGGGGCTCTGGCGCGAGCCGGTGCAGGCGCACGGTCTGGAGGCCACCGCCAAGCTGGTCCGGGACGCGGGCCTGACGGTGACGACGTTGTGCCGGGGCGGCTTCTTCACGGCCGTCGATCCGCGGGAGCGGGCGGCGGCCCTGGCCGACAACCGCCGCGCGATCGACGAGGCGGCTGCGCTGGGCACGGACACGCTGGTCCTGGTCTCGGGCGGTCTGCCCGCGGGCTCGAAGGACCTGTACGGCGCCCGTGAGCGCATCGCGGACGCCCTGTCGGAACTCGGCCCGTACGCGGAGCGGCACGGCGTTCGCCTGGCCATCGAGCCGCTGCATCCCATGTACGCCGCGGACCGCTGTGTGGTGTCGACCCTGGCCCAGGCCCTGGACCTCGCCGAACGCTTCCCAGCGCACCAGGTCGGCGTCACGGTCGACACGTACCACATCTGGTGGGACGACACCGCGCCCGCGCAGATCGCCCGGGCGGGGGCGGGCGGCCGCATCCACACCTTCCAGCTCGCCGACTGGACGACGCCCCTCCCGGAGGGCGTCCTCACCGGCCGCGGCCAGATCGGCGACGGGTCGATCGACATGCGCGAATGGCAGGACCACGTGGAGGCGGCCGGTTACACCGGCGCCATCGAGGTGGAGCTGTTCAACGACGTCCTGTGGGCCCGGGACGGCCAGGAGGTCCTGGCCGAGACGGCGCGGAGGTTCACCGAGCACACCCGCTGA
- a CDS encoding dihydrodipicolinate synthase family protein, which produces MTIRLPGAGGALRTYEPRTEPLAVTPGTPFTSRTVFSAAHVVADPFADVSPDSPAAVDWDATLAFRRHLWSHGLGVAEAMDTAQRGMGLDWAGAAELIRRSAAEAKAVGGRIACGVGTDQIASGSLAEVRAAYEEQLALVEESGAQAILMASRALAAAASSPEDYLEVYGHLLRQSAEPVVLHWLGPMFDPALEGYWGSSDLDAATDTFLEVIAAHPDKVDGIKVSLLDARREIDIRRRLPKGVRCYTGDDFNYPELIAGDEQGFSHALLGIFDPLGPLAAEAVRVLDTGDVQGFRELLDPTVGLSRHLFQTPTRFYKTGVVFLAWLAGHQSHFTMVGGLQSARSLPHFATAYELADGLGLFPDPKLAEERMKTLLSMYGVNQ; this is translated from the coding sequence GTGACGATCCGACTCCCCGGCGCCGGCGGGGCGTTGCGGACCTACGAGCCCCGCACCGAGCCCCTCGCCGTGACCCCCGGCACGCCCTTCACCTCCCGCACGGTCTTCTCGGCGGCACACGTCGTCGCCGACCCGTTCGCGGACGTCTCCCCCGACTCGCCCGCCGCGGTCGACTGGGACGCCACCCTCGCCTTCCGCCGCCACCTGTGGTCGCACGGGCTGGGCGTCGCCGAGGCCATGGACACCGCCCAGCGCGGCATGGGGCTGGACTGGGCGGGCGCGGCGGAGCTGATCCGCCGGTCGGCCGCCGAGGCCAAGGCGGTCGGCGGCCGGATCGCCTGCGGTGTGGGCACCGACCAGATCGCCTCCGGTTCGCTCGCGGAGGTCCGCGCGGCCTACGAGGAGCAGCTCGCCCTCGTCGAGGAGTCCGGCGCGCAGGCCATCCTGATGGCGTCCCGGGCGCTCGCCGCGGCGGCCTCCTCCCCCGAGGACTACCTGGAGGTCTACGGCCATCTGCTGCGCCAGTCGGCCGAGCCGGTGGTGCTGCACTGGCTGGGTCCCATGTTCGACCCGGCACTTGAGGGCTACTGGGGCTCGTCCGACCTGGACGCCGCGACGGACACCTTCCTGGAGGTCATCGCCGCCCACCCCGACAAGGTCGACGGCATCAAGGTCTCCCTGCTGGACGCCCGGCGCGAGATCGACATCCGCCGCCGGCTCCCCAAGGGCGTGCGCTGCTACACGGGCGACGACTTCAACTACCCCGAGCTGATCGCGGGTGACGAGCAGGGCTTCAGCCACGCGCTGCTCGGCATCTTCGACCCGCTGGGCCCACTGGCGGCGGAGGCGGTCCGCGTCCTGGACACCGGTGATGTGCAGGGCTTCCGCGAGCTGCTGGACCCCACGGTCGGTCTCTCCCGGCACCTGTTCCAGACCCCGACCCGCTTCTACAAGACGGGCGTGGTCTTCCTGGCCTGGCTGGCGGGCCATCAGTCGCACTTCACGATGGTCGGCGGCCTGCAGTCGGCCCGCTCGCTGCCGCACTTCGCGACGGCGTACGAACTGGCCGACGGGCTGGGGCTGTTCCCCGACCCGAAGCTGGCGGAGGAGCGGATGAAGACGCTGCTGAGCATGTACGGGGTGAACCAGTGA
- a CDS encoding Gfo/Idh/MocA family protein translates to MTRKTVRIAMNGVTGRMGYRQHLVRSILALREQGGLDLGDGTVLWPEPVLVGRREHALKAMAERHGLEHWSTDVDAVLADETVDIYFDAQVTSAREEALKKAIAAGKHIYTEKPTATGLDGALALARLANEAGIKHGVVQDKLFLPGLLKLKRLIDGGFFGRILSVRGEFGYWVFEGDWQTAQRPSWNYRSEDGGGIVVDMFPHWEYVLHELFGRVKSVQALTATHIPQRWDENDKPYDATADDAAYGVFELEGGAIAQINSSWAVRVNRDELVEFQVDGTEGSAVAGLRNCRVQHRSATPKPVWNPDIPATEVFRDQWQEVPDNTEFDNGFKAQWELFLRHVYADAPYHWDLLAGARGVQLAELGLRSSAEGRRLDVPEISL, encoded by the coding sequence GTGACACGCAAGACGGTGCGTATCGCCATGAACGGCGTGACCGGGCGCATGGGCTACCGCCAGCACCTGGTCCGCTCCATCCTCGCCCTCCGCGAGCAGGGCGGCCTCGACCTCGGCGACGGCACCGTGCTGTGGCCCGAGCCGGTCCTGGTCGGCCGCCGGGAGCACGCGCTGAAGGCGATGGCCGAGCGGCACGGGCTGGAGCACTGGTCGACGGACGTGGACGCGGTCCTCGCCGACGAGACGGTCGACATCTACTTCGACGCGCAGGTCACCTCCGCCCGCGAGGAGGCGCTGAAGAAGGCCATCGCGGCCGGCAAGCACATCTACACCGAGAAGCCGACCGCCACCGGCCTCGACGGCGCCCTGGCCCTCGCCCGGCTGGCGAACGAGGCCGGCATCAAGCACGGCGTCGTCCAGGACAAGCTCTTCCTCCCGGGCCTGCTGAAGCTGAAGCGCCTCATCGACGGCGGCTTCTTCGGCCGGATCCTGTCCGTGCGCGGCGAGTTCGGCTACTGGGTCTTCGAGGGCGACTGGCAGACCGCCCAGCGCCCGTCCTGGAACTACCGGTCGGAGGACGGCGGCGGCATCGTCGTCGACATGTTCCCGCACTGGGAGTATGTGCTGCACGAGCTGTTCGGCCGGGTGAAGTCCGTCCAGGCGCTCACCGCCACGCACATCCCGCAGCGCTGGGACGAGAACGACAAGCCCTACGACGCGACCGCCGACGACGCCGCGTACGGCGTCTTCGAGCTGGAGGGCGGCGCGATCGCCCAGATCAACTCCTCCTGGGCCGTCCGCGTCAACCGCGACGAGCTCGTCGAGTTCCAGGTGGACGGCACCGAGGGCTCCGCGGTCGCGGGCCTGCGCAACTGCCGCGTCCAGCACCGCAGCGCCACCCCCAAGCCGGTGTGGAACCCGGACATCCCCGCCACGGAGGTCTTCCGCGACCAGTGGCAGGAGGTCCCGGACAACACCGAGTTCGACAACGGCTTCAAGGCCCAGTGGGAGCTGTTCCTGCGGCACGTCTACGCCGACGCCCCCTACCACTGGGACCTGCTGGCCGGTGCCCGCGGTGTCCAGCTCGCCGAGCTGGGCCTGCGGTCCTCGGCCGAGGGCCGCCGTCTCGACGTTCCGGAGATCTCGCTGTGA
- a CDS encoding LacI family DNA-binding transcriptional regulator gives MTVTLADVAARAQVSPATVSRVLNGNYPVAASTRERVLKAVDELDYVLNGPASALAAATSDLVGILVNDIADPFFGIMASAIQAEIGGPGGRAGGERLAVVCNTGGSPERELTYLTLLQRQRAAAVVLTGGAIEDAAHQAAMDAKARKLVEAGTRVVLCGRPPAPETGAIALTFDNRGGGQELTEHLIGLGHRRLGYIAGPEERTTTRHRLEGHRSALSAHGIEEDPRWTVHGRYDRRSGYEATLELLRRDPSLTAVVAANDSVALGACAALRDSGLRIPEDVSVAGFDDLPFSIDAVPSLTTVRLPLAEAGARAGRIAMGREEAPPGGIASVRGELMVRGSTGVPRPS, from the coding sequence ATGACGGTGACCCTGGCGGACGTGGCGGCCCGCGCGCAGGTCTCGCCCGCGACGGTGTCGCGCGTGCTGAACGGGAACTACCCCGTGGCCGCGTCCACCCGGGAGCGGGTGCTGAAGGCCGTGGACGAGCTGGACTACGTGCTCAACGGGCCTGCCAGCGCCCTGGCCGCCGCCACCTCCGACCTGGTCGGGATCCTGGTGAACGACATCGCCGACCCGTTCTTCGGGATCATGGCGAGCGCGATCCAGGCCGAGATCGGCGGGCCGGGCGGCCGGGCGGGCGGGGAGCGGCTCGCGGTGGTCTGCAACACGGGCGGCTCCCCGGAGCGGGAGCTGACGTATCTCACGCTGCTGCAACGGCAGCGGGCCGCGGCCGTGGTGCTGACCGGCGGGGCGATCGAGGACGCGGCACACCAGGCGGCCATGGACGCGAAGGCGCGGAAGCTGGTGGAGGCCGGGACGCGGGTCGTGCTGTGCGGACGCCCGCCGGCTCCGGAGACCGGGGCGATCGCGCTGACCTTCGACAACCGCGGCGGCGGGCAGGAGCTGACCGAGCACCTCATCGGGCTCGGACACCGGCGGCTCGGCTACATCGCCGGCCCCGAGGAGCGCACGACCACGCGGCATCGGCTGGAAGGACACCGGTCCGCGCTGTCCGCACACGGGATCGAGGAGGATCCCCGGTGGACCGTGCACGGGCGCTACGACCGGCGGTCCGGCTACGAGGCGACGCTGGAGCTGCTGCGGCGTGACCCGTCGCTGACGGCGGTCGTCGCGGCGAACGACTCCGTCGCCCTGGGGGCGTGCGCTGCCCTGCGCGACTCCGGCCTGCGGATCCCCGAGGACGTGTCGGTGGCGGGGTTCGATGATCTGCCGTTCAGTATCGACGCGGTGCCGTCGCTGACGACGGTGCGTCTGCCGCTGGCGGAAGCCGGGGCCCGGGCGGGACGGATCGCGATGGGGCGCGAGGAGGCACCGCCCGGGGGGATCGCGTCGGTGCGGGGGGAGCTGATGGTGCGGGGGTCCACCGGGGTGCCGCGGCCTTCTTGA
- a CDS encoding dihydrofolate reductase family protein, protein MRTLISTAFISLDGVVEAPGGEPGYRNSGWTFKNVEFLPEAFEIKGREQQEATAMMMGRTSYEAFSPVWPGMEDFADYKVMPKYVVSTTLAEENLVSNWGETVILRSLDEVAALKETEGGPIIIHGSATLNQALSDAGLIDRYHLLVFPLLLGAGKRLFSATDKDTQKLRLVEHEAYANGLQKNVFDVVR, encoded by the coding sequence ATGCGTACTCTGATCAGCACCGCTTTCATCTCGCTCGACGGCGTCGTGGAGGCTCCCGGCGGCGAGCCCGGCTACCGGAACTCCGGGTGGACCTTCAAGAACGTCGAGTTCCTTCCCGAGGCGTTCGAGATCAAGGGCCGGGAGCAGCAGGAAGCCACCGCGATGATGATGGGCCGCACCAGCTATGAGGCGTTCAGTCCCGTGTGGCCCGGCATGGAGGACTTCGCCGACTACAAGGTGATGCCGAAGTACGTCGTCTCCACCACTCTCGCCGAGGAGAACCTGGTGTCGAACTGGGGCGAGACGGTGATCCTTCGCTCACTCGACGAGGTCGCCGCGCTGAAGGAGACCGAGGGCGGCCCGATCATCATCCACGGCAGCGCCACCCTCAACCAGGCCCTGTCCGACGCCGGCCTGATCGACCGTTACCACCTGCTCGTCTTCCCGCTCCTGCTCGGCGCGGGCAAGCGGCTCTTCAGCGCCACGGACAAGGACACCCAGAAGCTCCGGCTCGTCGAGCACGAGGCCTACGCCAACGGGCTCCAGAAGAACGTCTTCGACGTCGTCCGCTGA
- a CDS encoding bifunctional helix-turn-helix transcriptional regulator/GNAT family N-acetyltransferase: MTVQDVRSFNRFYTNVIGALDYGRRLYAPYTLTESRVLYELAHAPRTDAADLRTQLHLDAGYLTRILNKFEEDGLAERGPSDTDPRRRRITLTAAGREAAALLDERARETVGAMLDTVRAEDRPRLAEAMRTVRTILGDSDSDSDSDSDSDSDGRAPRPEDVVLREPAPGDLGWIVQRNAALYAAEYGFDADYEALVARIVADYAEDHDPHLERTWIAELDGRPVGCVMCVRDDTPGAARLRLLLVEPDARGLRIGDRLVGALVDFAREAGYREVVLWTNDILGAARRIYQRHGFVLVAEKPHHSFGQDLTGQDWRLDLHATPE; encoded by the coding sequence GTGACCGTTCAGGACGTCCGCTCCTTCAACCGCTTCTACACGAACGTCATCGGCGCCCTCGACTACGGCCGCCGGCTCTACGCCCCCTACACCCTCACCGAGTCCCGCGTGCTCTACGAGCTGGCCCACGCGCCCCGTACGGACGCCGCCGACCTGCGGACCCAGCTGCACCTGGACGCCGGATACCTCACCCGCATCCTGAACAAGTTCGAGGAGGACGGGCTGGCCGAGCGCGGCCCGTCCGACACCGACCCGCGCCGCCGCCGCATCACGCTCACCGCCGCCGGCCGCGAGGCCGCCGCGCTGCTCGACGAGCGGGCGCGGGAGACGGTCGGGGCGATGCTGGACACGGTCCGGGCCGAGGACCGGCCCCGGCTGGCGGAGGCCATGCGGACCGTCCGGACGATCCTGGGCGACAGCGACAGCGACAGCGACAGCGACAGCGACAGCGACAGCGACGGCCGCGCCCCCCGCCCCGAGGACGTCGTCCTGCGCGAGCCCGCCCCCGGCGACCTCGGCTGGATCGTGCAGCGCAACGCCGCGCTCTACGCCGCCGAGTACGGCTTCGACGCCGACTACGAGGCACTGGTGGCGAGGATCGTCGCGGACTACGCAGAGGACCACGACCCGCACCTGGAGCGGACCTGGATCGCCGAGCTGGACGGCCGACCGGTGGGCTGCGTGATGTGCGTCCGGGACGACACACCCGGCGCGGCCCGCCTGCGGCTCCTGCTCGTCGAGCCGGACGCGCGCGGCCTCCGCATCGGCGATCGCCTGGTCGGGGCGCTCGTCGACTTCGCGCGCGAGGCCGGCTACCGCGAGGTCGTCCTGTGGACCAACGACATCCTCGGCGCGGCCCGCCGCATCTACCAGCGCCACGGTTTCGTCCTGGTCGCGGAGAAACCGCACCACTCCTTCGGCCAGGATCTGACCGGCCAGGACTGGCGACTGGATCTTCACGCAACACCCGAGTGA
- a CDS encoding sugar phosphate isomerase/epimerase family protein has product MKLAFSTLGVPGLPLPDVLRLATAHGYHGVELRTHPEEPVHTGLGPAERADVAAEFKGAGVELLGLAGYARVAAPGDDEPVLAEIRALLDLAHDLGAPYIRVFPGGDLDVQTPEEADATAARRLGTAAEHANDLGVRILLETHDSHRTAADAMRILGLVGHRQVGALWDVMHTWLGGEQPSETYAALSPHLGYVQVKDIASPDDTTPLPLGQGVLPLAECVEVLSRHNWDGWLCWEYEKRWYEDAAPLSDLLEPGREHLSRLLNESA; this is encoded by the coding sequence ATGAAGCTGGCGTTCTCCACCCTCGGTGTCCCCGGCCTGCCCCTGCCCGACGTCCTGCGGCTCGCGACCGCCCACGGCTATCACGGCGTGGAGCTGCGCACCCATCCCGAGGAACCGGTCCACACCGGCCTCGGTCCCGCCGAACGGGCGGACGTCGCGGCCGAGTTCAAGGGAGCGGGCGTAGAGCTCCTGGGTCTGGCGGGCTACGCACGGGTCGCCGCGCCGGGCGACGACGAGCCCGTCCTGGCCGAGATCCGCGCTCTCCTGGACCTGGCCCACGACCTCGGCGCCCCGTACATCCGGGTCTTCCCCGGCGGCGACCTCGACGTGCAGACCCCCGAAGAGGCCGACGCGACGGCCGCCCGCCGCCTGGGCACGGCCGCCGAACACGCCAATGACCTGGGCGTCCGCATCCTCCTCGAAACCCACGACTCGCACCGCACCGCAGCCGACGCGATGCGGATCCTCGGCCTCGTCGGGCACCGCCAGGTCGGCGCCCTCTGGGACGTGATGCACACCTGGCTCGGCGGCGAACAGCCCTCCGAGACCTACGCGGCCCTCTCCCCCCACCTCGGCTACGTCCAGGTCAAGGACATCGCCTCCCCCGACGACACGACCCCCCTGCCCCTCGGCCAGGGCGTTCTCCCGCTCGCCGAATGCGTCGAGGTCCTCTCCCGCCACAACTGGGACGGCTGGCTCTGCTGGGAGTACGAGAAGCGCTGGTACGAGGACGCGGCACCCCTGTCCGACCTCCTGGAGCCCGGGCGTGAGCACCTGAGCAGGCTGCTGAACGAGTCGGCGTGA